From Macaca mulatta isolate MMU2019108-1 chromosome 1, T2T-MMU8v2.0, whole genome shotgun sequence, the proteins below share one genomic window:
- the VTCN1 gene encoding V-set domain-containing T-cell activation inhibitor 1 isoform X2, with product MFRGRTAVFADQVIVGNASLRLKNVQLTDAGTYKCYIITSKGKGNANLEYKTGAFSMPEVNVDYNASSETLRCEAPRWFPQPTVVWASQVDQGANFSEVSNTSFELNSENVTMKVVSVLYNVTINNTYSCMIENDIAKATGDIKVTESEIKRRSHLQLLNSKASLCVSSFLAISWALLPLAPYLMLK from the exons ATGTTCAGAGGCCGGACAGCAGTGTTTGCTGATCAAGTGATAGTTGGCAATGCCTCTCTGCGGCTGAAAAATGTACAACTTACAGACGCTGGCACCTACAAATGTTACATCATCACTTCTAAAGGCAAGGGGAATGCTAACCTTGAGTATAAAACTGGAG CCTTCAGCATGCCAGAGGTGAATGTGGACTATAACGCCAGCTCAGAGACCTTGCGGTGTGAGGCTCCCCGATGGTTCCCCCAGCCCACAGTGGTCTGGGCATCCCAAGTTGACCAGGGAGCCAACTTCTCGGAAGTCTCCAATACCAGCTTTGAGCTGAACTCTGAGAATGTGACCATGAAGGTTGTGTCTGTGCTATACAATGTTACGATCAACAACACATACTCCTGTATGATTGAAAATGACATTGCCAAAGCAACAGGGGATATCAAAGTGACAG AATCTGAGATCAAAAGACGGAGTCACCTACAGCTGCTAAACTCAAAggcttctctgtgtgtctcttcttTCCTTGCCATCAGCTGGGCACTTCTGCCTCTCGCCCCTTACCTGATGCTAAAATAA